AGTTAATCCTGGAACTGGAGAGTCTTCATCTTCATGTAGAGGGTCAAGTAAATCTGCTTCTGATTTATGAACTTCTTTAACTGATGGAATAGCTTGCATTCTTACTGGACAGTGAGGATCATCTATGTCCATTAGTGAGAAGTAGTATGGAGTGATTGCCATTCTTAAAGTTTCAAGAGTTTTCTTAACTCCTTCTTCTTCTTCAGCACTTAAGTTTATATATTTTTTTAAATCATCTAAAGTTTCAATTCTATTTCTTACTTGCCATTTCCAATCGTTCCATTCTGCGTCAGTTACGTTTGGGAAAAACTTTGCTCTATTGCTTACTGTGTTCATTTTATCATCTCCTCTTATTTATGGTGCTCTCGTTTTAATTTCATAATTTCAATTTATTTTTAATTAAACATATAATTCGTTAAAGATTTCTCTTAAAACAGCACTTTCTCTTAATTCTTCAAGAGTAATTGCAGCGTGATCTTTAGTATATCCGTTTCCTACGATCATAGTAACGTCTTTTCCTACTCCTTCAGCTCCTAGAGCAGCTTTTGTAAATCCAGTAGCCATTGAGAAGAAGTATACAATTCCTAGATCTTTAACTGGAAGGATTGTTGACATTTCTGTATTTGCTACGTTTACACAGTTGATAGCTACATCTACTTCTTGTCCATCGTTAGCTTCTAGTATTGCATTTAATACTTCGATAGGTTTAGTTGCGTCAGCTATAACAACTCTTACTTTGTCGCTTACTCTTCTTAATAAAGCAGCTTCTTTTTCATTTCTTACAAGTCCAATTACTTTTCCTGTAGGTCCTACTCTCTTAACTGCTTCATAAGCACATAGCATTCCTGATTTTCCTGCTGATCCTAAAATTGCTACTGATTGACAAGGTCTTACTAATTTAGCAACTTGTGCTGGAGCTCCTGCTACGTCTAGAGCTGCTAGAGCTAGAGTTTCTGGCATATCTTCTGGTAATACTGCATAGATTCCACTTTCAAATAAGATAGCTTTTCCTTTAATTTCAACTCTATCTATTTCAGGTTTAACATCTATAATTTCATCTATTCTTAATGGAGTTAATGATAAAGAAACTAGAGTAGCTATTTTATCTCCAACTTTTAAGTTAGTTTTTCCTACTAAATCGTCTCCAATTTTTTCAATAGTTCCAATTAGCATTCCACCTGATCCAGTAACAGGGTTTTGCATTTTTCCTCTTTCTCCAACTATTTCTTTGATTTTAGCTTTGATTTTTTCTACATCGTGTCCTGCTTCTTCTTCGATTTGAGTGAATGATGCAGAGTCAACGTTTAGTGCAATTACATCTATTAAAATTTCATTTGAATAAATTTCCATGTTATTATCTATTTTTAAAGCTGGTTGAGGTAAAACTCCTTTTGGTTCTATTACTCTGTGAGTTCCGTATTTACATCCTTTTATCATTTGATTCTCCTCCTTAATTTAAATTAATTTTAAAGAATTTTTACAATATTTCAATTGACAGGTTGTTATATTGTTTCTATTCTGATTAAAATTTAATTTTCTTCATTAATATATATGTTTAAGTTTTAAATTAAGCTAATCCTAATATTTTTCTTGCTTCTGCTGGAGTAGCAATTTCTCTTCCAAGTTCTTTAGCAAGTCTTACAACTTTTTCTACTAACTCTCCATTTGATTTAGCAAGAACACCTTTTTCTATATAAACGTTATCTTCAAATCCTACTCTTACATGTCCTCCCATAGTAATTGCTAAAGCTGCCATTGGGAATTCATGTCTTCCTATTCCTGCAACTGTCCAAGTTGAACCTGCTGGAATGCTTTCACTGATGAAAACAAGATCTCTTGCACTTGCAGTCATTTGTACACCTAGTACAAAGTCAAAGTGCATTGGATATTTGATATATCCTTGTTTAGCATATTTTATTGCATAATCTACCATTCCTTTGTCAAATACTTCAATTTCAGGTTTTACTCCTCTTTCTATCATTATTTTTCCAAAGTTTTTAATAGTATTTTCTGTATTTGTGAATACTTCATCTCCTCCAAAGTTACAAGTTCCACAGTCTAGAGTTGCCATTTCTGGTCCTAATTCTGTAGGTTGTAATCTTTCAAGGTCAGTCATTCCAACTGCTCCTCCAGTAGATGGTTGAATTATTGCATCAGGACATTTTTCTTTGATAGCATCTATACAAGCTTTAAATCTTTCTTTAGATTGTGTAGGAGTTCCATCGTCTTCTCTTACATGAAGGTGAATTATTGATGCTCCTGCTTTATAAGCTGATTCAGCTTCTCTTACTATCTCTTCAACAGTATAAGGTACTGCTGGGTTTTGTTCTTTAGTTACCTCAGCTCCACAAATAGCTGCTGTAATTATTAATTTTTCCATTTCTTTCTCCTTTCACAATATTTCTAATTTTTCACTTTTTTATTATTTTTTTCTTTGTTTATCTTTAGGAGTTACACAAGTTCCACTTGCTCTACATACAACTATTGGTTCAGCTAGTACATCAGCTGCTGAGTCATTAATATCTGGTCTAGGAACAATTACTTTTCTTGCCTCAAAAACCATTTTTCTTGAGCTGTTTCCAGTGCTTACGATTTCTCCAACTGCTTCAATGAAGTCTCCAGCAAAAACTGGTGCCATAAATTCTACATTGTCATAAGCTTTGAATAATCCTTCGTCTCCATCCATTTGAATTAGAAGCTCTGTAGCAACGTCTCCAAATAATTGAAGCATTCTTGCACCATCAACAAGATTTCCTCCATAATGTGCATCATGTGAACTCATTCTCATTCTGATCATTGATTTCATATTAATTTCCTCCTATCACTAACTTTAATTTTCAAAAAAACAAAAAGATGCATGTATTAAATAGACATAGTTAAACTGTAAGCATGACTTATTTCTAAAAACTTCAAGTCAAAATAGCTCTCCACAATTATATTGTGACAGTTGTTACATTTTTATGTAACCCCCAAAGAAAAAGATCCACAAGCCCTCTTTTTCTTTTCGGCAACTATGTCCTTCGTATGAAGCATTGAGCGCTTTTTCTCTTAGCATCTCCATACTACCCCCATAAATGCACCTCTATTTTTATAATCAATAGTAATATTTAGTTGTCTCTTGCGCTATGCCATTCTTTTTTATAAAGAAAAACATTTATATAATATATATAAACTTTTTCTAAAAAAGTAACACATTTCTTTCAATATAAGTATACTTTGACTTCTTTTAAAAGTCAATAGAAATTTTTATTTTTTTTTATTTTTCTATTTTTTATAAAATCAAACTCTTATTTTAAAGGAATTTGCGACTTCTTATAGTATATTTTATAATCATAAAGATTTTTATTAAAACATCTATTTTAAAAAAAGGAGGAAAAATGAATAACAGTTCCAATTTAATTTCTGTTTTAAAAATTATAACACAAACACCTTTATTCAGTGCTCTTTCAATTAACGAATCTGAAGAACTTTTGTCATATTTAGAAATTAACGAATATAAAAAAGGAGATTTTATTTTTCTACAAAATGGTTCACCAAATAGTATCTATTTAATTTTAAATGGGACTGTTGATCTTATTCGAGAAAAAGAAAAAAGTCAATTTAAAATAAATAGTTTTTCTAAAGGAGATTGTTTTGGAGAAACAGATCTTCTTGGAATATTACCCTATATGGCATCTGCTATAGTCACTGAAGATAGCACAATTTTAAAACTATCAAAAACTTCTTTTCATAAATTATCTAAGAATAATTTAACTCTCTTTAATAAGTTTCTTTTTAATATGACTAGAGAAGTTTGTAGACGATTACATAACACAGACCTGCTTTTAACTGATGTTCTTAATGAAAATAATAACTTAAAAAAATCATTGAAATAAAAAAAAATAAAGGTTATACTTTAATTATAAATGTTATCTAAATATAAGTTGGAGGTTAATTTATGAAAAAATATGTATGTGAAGTTTGTGGATATGTTTATGATCCTGCTATTGGTGATGTAGATCACAATATTCCTGCTGGTACTGATTTTAATGATTTGCCTGATTCTTGGACTTGCCCTCCTTGTGGTGCTGATAAACATGCTTTTAGTGAATTAAAAACACATGAAACTACATTAGATGAAAAGTTTATTTGTGAAGTTTGTGGATATGTTTACGACCCTGCTATCGGTGATGTTGAACATGGTGTTCCTGTTGGTACTGCTTTTAATGACTTACCTGATTCTTGGACTTGCCCTCCTTGTGGTGCTGATAGACACGCTTTCAAAAAATTTGAATATTAATATTTTTACAAGACTGAAAGTTTATAGCCTTTCAGTCTTTTTTATTTGTTAGTGTAATAATTTTTTAAATAAGCACAAAAAACTCTCTTATTATTAATAAGTTTAACATCAATAACTTAATCAATAATTAAGAGAGTTCTTTATTCAATTTTAAATTATAGGATATAAATTTTTATATAAAATTATTTTTCTTCTCTTGTAGTTGTTGGAAGAATTCCTTCTACTTCTGAATGAGGTCTAGGAATTACATGTACAGATATTAATTCTCCAACACGTTGAGCTGCTGCTGCTCCTGCATCTGTAGCTGCTTTAACTGCTCCAACGTCTCCTCTAACCATTACTGTAACTAGTCCTCCACCAATGTATTCTTTTCCTACTAGATATACGTTAGCTGCCTTTACCATAGCGTCTGCTGCCTCAATTGATCCTATTAATCCTTTTGTTTCAATCATACCTAATGCATCATATTTCATAATTTTATCCTCCTGTTTTTTACTTTTATTTTTTATTTATAATTTTTATTTTTCTTCTAAAATTGTAATTCTACTTTTTGAATTTAAACCAAAAGCATTTGCTTCTTCAACATCTAAATGACACTCTAAAGCTGAGGCAGTTGTTACTCTTACTATTGTATTTTCTAAAACTCCTCCTCTTTCTCCAGTAACTTTTATTGCTACTTTGTCTCCATCTTTTACATTAAACTTTGTTGCATCTTCTGGAGTCATGTGAATATGTCTTTGAGAAACTATAACACCTTCATGTAAATATATACTTCCTTTAGGTCCTACAACAGTTATTCCTGGAGTCCCTGTTATATCTCCTGAAAGTCTTACTACTGATTTTATTCCTAATTTTATACAGTCTCCTGCTGATACTTCTACTTGAGTATATTTTCTTTCTGGTCCTAAAACTCTTACTTTTTCTATACAACCTTTAGGTCCACAAATAGTAACTGTTTCTTTACAAGCAAATTGTCCTACTTGTGATAAATCTTTTATTTTCTCAAAAGAATAATCTTTTCCAAATAAAACTTCAACATGTTCTTTTGACAAATGTATATGTCTGTTTGAAATTCCAACAGGAATTGTTTTATCTTGTTTCTTTCTTTCTTCTATCAATCTAAAAATCTCTTCTAATAACTTTTCTAAATTTGGTGTTTCCATTTCTTACCCCTTCATTGAAGCAACTATTTGATCTATTAGTCCTAATAACTCTTCTTTACCTAAGCTATTAATAGTCTCCTCAATATTTTCAAATCTTTCTTTACATTGATTTTTAACTTCAACGTTATGACTCATACTATTATTTAGTTTTAATTCATTACTTTCAATTAAACCATAAGCCACTCTTTTTAAGTTTAAAAGGTGAAGTGGAGTTACGTTTTCTGAAACAGAACTTCCTCCCCATGTTCCACAACCTAATGTAAATGCTGGCATCAATCCTGTAGTTGCTCCTGTTCCTCCTTGAGAACCTCCTGCATTTACTAGAATTCTTGATGCTGGTTTTTTAGCAAATTTTCTAACTACATTTTTATCCTCTGTATGAATACTCATTGTATGTCCAATTCCATTTTGAAGTAGTTCTATACTTAGTTCACATG
This DNA window, taken from uncultured Fusobacterium sp., encodes the following:
- a CDS encoding phosphate propanoyltransferase, whose amino-acid sequence is METPNLEKLLEEIFRLIEERKKQDKTIPVGISNRHIHLSKEHVEVLFGKDYSFEKIKDLSQVGQFACKETVTICGPKGCIEKVRVLGPERKYTQVEVSAGDCIKLGIKSVVRLSGDITGTPGITVVGPKGSIYLHEGVIVSQRHIHMTPEDATKFNVKDGDKVAIKVTGERGGVLENTIVRVTTASALECHLDVEEANAFGLNSKSRITILEEK
- the eutM gene encoding ethanolamine utilization microcompartment protein EutM, whose product is MKYDALGMIETKGLIGSIEAADAMVKAANVYLVGKEYIGGGLVTVMVRGDVGAVKAATDAGAAAAQRVGELISVHVIPRPHSEVEGILPTTTREEK
- the kal gene encoding 3-aminobutyryl-CoA ammonia lyase yields the protein MKSMIRMRMSSHDAHYGGNLVDGARMLQLFGDVATELLIQMDGDEGLFKAYDNVEFMAPVFAGDFIEAVGEIVSTGNSSRKMVFEARKVIVPRPDINDSAADVLAEPIVVCRASGTCVTPKDKQRKK
- the kce gene encoding 3-keto-5-aminohexanoate cleavage protein, translated to MEKLIITAAICGAEVTKEQNPAVPYTVEEIVREAESAYKAGASIIHLHVREDDGTPTQSKERFKACIDAIKEKCPDAIIQPSTGGAVGMTDLERLQPTELGPEMATLDCGTCNFGGDEVFTNTENTIKNFGKIMIERGVKPEIEVFDKGMVDYAIKYAKQGYIKYPMHFDFVLGVQMTASARDLVFISESIPAGSTWTVAGIGRHEFPMAALAITMGGHVRVGFEDNVYIEKGVLAKSNGELVEKVVRLAKELGREIATPAEARKILGLA
- the kdd gene encoding L-erythro-3,5-diaminohexanoate dehydrogenase; translation: MIKGCKYGTHRVIEPKGVLPQPALKIDNNMEIYSNEILIDVIALNVDSASFTQIEEEAGHDVEKIKAKIKEIVGERGKMQNPVTGSGGMLIGTIEKIGDDLVGKTNLKVGDKIATLVSLSLTPLRIDEIIDVKPEIDRVEIKGKAILFESGIYAVLPEDMPETLALAALDVAGAPAQVAKLVRPCQSVAILGSAGKSGMLCAYEAVKRVGPTGKVIGLVRNEKEAALLRRVSDKVRVVIADATKPIEVLNAILEANDGQEVDVAINCVNVANTEMSTILPVKDLGIVYFFSMATGFTKAALGAEGVGKDVTMIVGNGYTKDHAAITLEELRESAVLREIFNELYV
- a CDS encoding cyclic nucleotide-binding domain-containing protein, whose translation is MNNSSNLISVLKIITQTPLFSALSINESEELLSYLEINEYKKGDFIFLQNGSPNSIYLILNGTVDLIREKEKSQFKINSFSKGDCFGETDLLGILPYMASAIVTEDSTILKLSKTSFHKLSKNNLTLFNKFLFNMTREVCRRLHNTDLLLTDVLNENNNLKKSLK
- a CDS encoding rubredoxin, with the protein product MKKYVCEVCGYVYDPAIGDVDHNIPAGTDFNDLPDSWTCPPCGADKHAFSELKTHETTLDEKFICEVCGYVYDPAIGDVEHGVPVGTAFNDLPDSWTCPPCGADRHAFKKFEY